A window from Salarias fasciatus chromosome 11, fSalaFa1.1, whole genome shotgun sequence encodes these proteins:
- the wnt4b gene encoding wingless-type MMTV integration site family, member 4b, translating to MPTVSTVNLTAPLLLLLLWATHPTMATNWLSLARLPRSRPVSGAAPCARLRGLTPGQVGVCRARGEVMESVRKAAEMVIEECQHQFRNRRWNCSTTPRGINVFGRVMNQGTREAAFVHALSSAAVAVAVTRACTRGELERCGCDRKVRGVSPEGFQWSGCSDNLSYGVAFSQTFVDEPERAKGLSAGRPLMNLHNNEAGRKAILHNMQVECKCHGVSGSCELRTCWKVMPPFRRVGLVLKERFDGATEVRLTRIGSRTALLPRDLQVKPPAARDLVYLASSPDFCHLDPDNGIPGTAGRRCNGTSRLAPDGCELVCCGPGYRAGRAEVVQRCSCKFSWCCSVRCQQCKNTVTIHTCRV from the exons ATGCCAACTGTCTCCACTGTCAATCTCACGGcaccactcctcctcctgttgctATGGGCAACCCATCCCACCATGGCAACCAACTGGCT ctCCCTGGCGAGGCTGCCTCGCTCCAGGCCCGTGTCCGGTGCCGCCCCGTGCGCGCGGCTGAGGGGGCTCACCCCAGGACAGGTGGGGGTGTGCAGGGCACGGGGGGAGGTCATGGAGTCCGTACGCAAAGCAGCGGAGATGGTCATAGAAGAG TGCCAGCACCAGTTCAGGAATCGTCGCTGGAACTGTTCCACCACCCCACGTGGGATCAATGTATTTGGCAGAGTTATGAACCAAG GCACTCGTGAGGCGGCCTTTGTGCACGCTTTGTCCTCGGCAGCCGTGGCGGTGGCCGTGACCCGGGCCTGCACCCGCGGGGAGCTGGAGAGGTGTGGCTGTGACAGGAAGGTCAGGGGGGTCAGCCCCGAGG GTTTCCAGTGGTCAGGATGCAGTGACAACCTGTCCTACGGCGTGGCGTTCTCCCAGACTTTTGTGGACGAACCAGAACGGGCCAAAGGGCTGTCAGCGGGGCGACCACTCATGAACCTCCACAACAACGAGGCTGGTCGAAAG gcCATCCTTCACAACATGCAGGTGGAGTGCAAGTGTCACGGCGTCTCGGGTTCCTGCGAGCTGAGGACATGCTGGAAGGTCATGCCTCCGTTCAGACGCGTCGGCCTCGTTCTCAAAGAACGCTTCGACGGCGCCACGGAG GTCCGCCTGACCCGGATAGGATCCAGGACAGCCCTGCTCCCTCGGGACCTCCAGGTCAAACCCCCGGCTGCCAGAGACCTTGTGTATCTTGCCTCCTCCCCAGATTTCTGCCACCTTGACCCGGACAACGGTATCCCCGGGACGGCTGGGCGGAGGTGCAATG GCACATCTCGTCTGGCCCCTGATGGCTGTGAGCTGGTGTGCTGTGGCCCCGGGTACCGGGCGGGCCGGGCCGAGGTGGTGCAGCGCTGCTCCTGCAAGTTCTCCTGGTGCTGCTCGGTCCGCTGCCAGCAGTGCAAGAACACAGTCACCATTCACACCTGCAGAGTGTGA
- the cdc42l gene encoding cell division cycle 42, like codes for MQTIKCVVVGDGAVGKTCLLISYTTNKFPSEYVPTVFDNYAVTVMIGGEPYTLGLFDTAGQEDYDRLRPLSYPQTDVFLVCFSVVSPSSFENVREKWVPEISHHCPRTPFLLVGTQVDLRDDSNTVEKLAKNKQRPIFPESGDKLSRDLRAVKYVECSALTQRGLKNVFDEAILAALEPPEPKHKKRCVLL; via the exons ATGCAGACTATAAAATGTGTAGTGGTGGGAGATGGTGCGGTAGGAAAGACCTGCTTACTGATCTCCTACACAACCAACAAGTTCCCCTCAGAATATGTGCCTACG GTTTTTGACAACTATGCAGTGACAGTGATGATCGGAGGAGAGCCCTATACGCTGGGCCTCTTTGATACCGCag GTCAGGAGGATTATGACAGGCTGCGTCCTCTCAGCTACCCACAAACAGATGTCTTCCTCGTATGTTTCTCCGTGGTCTCACCCTCGTCCTTTGAAAACGTCAGAGAGAAG tGGGTTCCTGAGATCTCTCACCACTGTCCGAGGACCCCCTTCCTGCTGGTGGGCACACAGGTGGATCTGCGAGACGACAGCAACACGGTGGAGAAGCTGGCGAAGAACAAGCAGCGGCCCATTTTCCCCGAAAGCGGGGACAAGCTGTCCCGTGACCTCCGAGCTGTCAAATACGTGGAGTGCTCAGCCCTCACACAG CGAGGGCTTAAGAATGTGTTTGACGAGGCCATCCTGGCAGCCCTGGAGCCCCCCGAGCCCAAACACAAGAAGAGGTGTGTCCTGCTATAG